The Pangasianodon hypophthalmus isolate fPanHyp1 chromosome 13, fPanHyp1.pri, whole genome shotgun sequence genome includes a window with the following:
- the cramp1 gene encoding protein cramped-like isoform X1 produces MVKRKKISSAAEELENGMTVGQQAGSGVEGSNKPIRKLEGCEEEESAERTPSEQPSTKRDGEEAPSPCAALASGSSPNPSGAQPNPAGLGSPPAAHDQHHFLRSSVRPPSKRIRKDGPAVNGHSGTKTKGSDAVPAVAASGSAGSGGSAAAGGSSRSAPRSQGPVEKDEGGNQKRARRQWESWSTEDKNSFFEGLYEHGKDFEAIQNNIALKYKKKGKPASMVKNKEQVRHFYYRTWHKISKHIDFNNAYSRVLKKSSQELYGLICYAELRKKVGGLMDDKNVAKLNELIMQGATTVRSKGRNLRIKAPMCRALKKLCDPDGVSDEEDQKPVRLPLKVALELQPRSNHSWSRVQSLAHNPRLRMVVELHRKVSSLIEFLKQKWAVQDQRILKSLAEREALEGVSLPGDSEDLFLYPAESSTVTVLPGVARVVHSKASCTVHWQETGRGRPGVRDLPAAQILGIQPVRGTGKPGKGAIGGGDIKRADGQVPESSESSNCTPGAESTLNTAPNTTTPSVTPTSTSLLPFPGQEGSGTGTPDSLGTSQSQTCSSGASKDTVSPGEPILTDHSTETPLAVGATADGGPPPPPPPPPPEPPGRVEDAAATGRSPQQIREEGWSSQGSENVTLAELYLMMGKPGKLQLEYEWQPKPRPSALPTTHNVLRCLLRLVSSEVNPKPASDMCSVGTSPIKPGQEEQSLTPPGKTQAVGTRSPSCGRQQHTARTKTLPNTAGTGGRNLPRSLLVSGSDGDGGVFAVPTTLPPNSSRHLRMFSPNKEAELAFRQQLDSISSDIFFHKPRKIGRGRPLRKPLVVQRTLLPRTTGDSSQHVCSFSILSSSSATGTGSFRPIQSRLSSSRPLALKATSTTINTASSNQLSSAIDLAAKSAGIIPGSPCREVEATALEAPVLESSLLPPEAATPPAHSDPEPEPEPEPEPSSELLQQETGSLQNGVPPPSPGGGDSLLAPPSVASLLDISLPGPPDESLPPGEPHTHISDSIIELAISSAHYGEGSSLSPPKLNGSDRSKLLPSLQDSPGHSWMPSPMHDPQWYPSDSSDSTLGCLLSSLVSPDKTRRTVLTPAGPSSGTALLGPSLLDSNSHDSFQARGLPDVVEVDNQLACMMSENSVDYIARFNDLAQELSVSETSLPPP; encoded by the exons ATGGTGAAGAGAAAGAAGATCTCGTCCGCCGCTGAAGAGCTGGAAAATGG GATGACAGTGGGCCAGCAGGCCGGCTCGGGAGTCGAGGGCTCGAACAAACCTATCCGAAAGCTCGAAGGCTGCGAAGAAGAGGAGAGCGCGGAGCGGACACCGAGCGAGCAGCCGAGCACAAAGAGGGACGGTGAGGAAGCGCCGAGTCCGTGCGCCGCGCTCGCCTCCGGTTCATCACCGAACCCGTCCGGAGCGCAGCCGAACCCCGCGGGCCTGGGCTCCCCTCCGGCCGCTCACGACCAGCATCACTTCCTCCGCTCCAGCGTCCGACCTCCGAGCAAACGGATCCGCAAAGACGGGCCCGCGGTGAACGGACACAGCGGCACCAAAACCAAAG GGAGTGATGCGGTTCCTGCTGTGGCTGCATCAGGCAGTGCAGGCTCAGGAGGAAGTGCTGCAGCTGGAGGGAGCTCTCGCTCTGCCCCCAGGAGCCAGGGCCCGGTGGAGAAAGATGAAGGAGGGAATCAAAAGCGTGCACGCAGACAGTGGGAGTCTTGGAGCACTGAGGACAAGAACTCATTCTTTGAAGGACTTTATGAG CATGGGAAGGACTTTGAAGCCATACAGAATAACATTGCTCTGAAGTATAAGAAGAAAGGCAAACCTGCTAGTATGGTGAAGAATAAGGAGCAAGTTCGCCACTTCTACTATAGAACCTGGCACAAGATCTCCAAACACATTGATTTCAATAACG CGTATTCCCGAGTGCTGAAGAAATCCTCACAGGAGCTCTATGGACTCATATGTTATGCCGAGCTCAGGAAGAAGGTTGGAGGCT TGATGGATGACAAGAATGTGGCCAAACTGAATGAGCTCATCATGCAAGG gGCCACCACGGTTCGCTCTAAAGGCAGGAACCTGAGGATCAAAGCCCCCATGTGTCGCGCACTGAAGAAACTGTGCGACCCAGATG GAGTGAGTGATGAGGAGGACCAGAAGCCAGTGCGGTTGCCACTGAAGGTTGCCTTGGAGCTGCAGCCGCGTAGTAACCACTCGTGGTCTCGGGTTCAGAGTCTGGCCCATAATCCTCGCCTCAG GATGGTTGTGGAGTTGCACAGGAAAGTGTCTAGTCTTATCGAGTTCCTGAAGCAAAAATGGGCTGTTCAGGACCAGCGAATT CTTAAGAGTCTAGCAGAGCGGGAGGCTCTAGAAGGTGTATCCCTGCCTGGTGACTCGGAAGATCTGTTTCTGTATCCAGCAGAAAGCAGCACAGTTACCGTGTTACCTGGAGTAGCACGTGTCGTTCACTCCAAGGCCTCCTGCACTGTGCACTGGCAGGAGACTGGGCGTGGTCGCCCGGGTGTAAGAGACCTGCCAGCAGCCCAGATCCTAGGGATTCAGCCTGTCCGAGGGACGGGAAAACCAGGCAAGGGTGCCATTGGAGGTGGAGACATAAAAAGAGCCGATGGACAAGTACCTGAGAGTTCAGAAAGCAGTAACTGCACTCCGGGGGCAGAGAGCACTTTAAACACGGCTCCTAACACTACCACTCCTTCTGTCACTCCAACTTCTACAAGTCTGCTGCCTTTCCCAGGACAGGAAGGCAGCGGGACTGGGACTCCTGATTCTTTGGGCACATCTCAGTCCCAGACATGTTCTAGTGGAGCGAGTAAAGACACTGTCAGTCCAGGAGAGCCCATACTGAcagaccacagcacagagactcCTCTAGCAGTTGGGGCCACAGCAGATGgaggtcctcctcctcctccacctcctcctccacctgagCCCCCAGGCCGAGTGGAGGATGCAGCTGCAACTGGTCGCTCGCCGCAACAGATCCGTGAGGAGGGCTGGAGCTCACAGGGCTCAGAAAATGTCACTCTAGCTGAACTCTACCTCATGATGGGCAAGCCTGGAAAGCTGCAGCTAGAGTATGAGTGGCAGCCCAAGCCCCGCCCTTCAGCCCTGCCCACCACTCACAACGTGCTTCGTTGCCTCCTAAGACTCGTCTCCTCAGAGGTCAACCCCAAACCC GCTTCAGACATGTGTTCGGTAGGGACATCTCCCATCAAGCCTGGTCAGGAGGAACAGTCTCTGACACCTCCAGGCAAAACTCAGGCTGTGGGAACTCGCAGCCCCAGCTGTGGACGGCAGCAACACACAGCACGCACCAAAACACTGCCTAATACAGCTGGCACAG GTGGCCGGAATCTACCACGTTCTCTGTTGGTTTCTGGCAGTGATGGTGATGGGGGTGTGTTTGCTGTTCCAACGACACTGCCACCTAACAGCTCCCGCCACTTACGGATGTTTTCTCCCAATAAGGAGGCAGAGTTGGCTTTCCGCCAGCAGCTGGACTCAATCAGT tcAGATATTTTCTTCCACAAGCCAAGGAAAATAGGAAGGGGCCGTCCACTGAGGAAGCCACTTGTTGTGCAG AGAACATTGTTGCCTCGAACAACAGGAGATTCCTCCCAACATGTGTGCTCTTTCTCAATTCTCTCCAGCTCTTCAGCTACTG GCACTGGTTCTTTTCGGCCCATCCAAAGCCGGCTCTCGTCATCCCGACCCCTTGCACTTAAAGCCACTTCCACTACAATAAATACTGCTTCTTCTAATCAACTGTCCA GTGCAATTGACCTGGCAGCAAAATCTGCAGGCATTATCCCAGGAAGCCCGTGTCGAGAAGTAGAGGCCACTGCTCTGGAGGCCCCGGTTCTAGAGTCGAGCCTTTTGCCACCTGAGGCTGCCACACCACCGGCACATTCTGATCCTGagcctgaacctgaacctgagcCTGAGCCCAGTTCTGAGCTTCTGCAGCAAGAGACA GGTTCTTTGCAGAATGGGGTCCCTCCACCATCTCCAGGGGGTGGAGACTCCCTACTGGCACCTCCTAGTGTTGCTTCCCTGTTGGACATCTCACTCCCTGGCCCTCCAGACGAATCCCTTCCTCCTGGAGAACCTCACACTCACATCAGTGACTCCATTATTGAGCTTGCCATCAGTTCTGCACACTATG GTGAAGGATCGtctctttctcctccaaagCTCAATGGAAGTGACAGGTCTAAGCTTCTCCCCTCCCTCCAGGACAGTCCCGGCCATAGCTGGATGCCATCTCCTATGCATGATCCCCAGTGGTACCCCAGTGACTCTAGCGACTCGACTCTGGGCTGCCTGCTCT CAAGTCTGGTGTCACCAGATAAAACCCGAAGGACTGTCCTCACCCCTGCAGGGCCCTCCAGTGGTACAGCCTTACTTGGCCCCAGCCTGCTTGATAGTAACTCCCATGATTCTTTTCAGGCCCGTGGCCTGCCTGACGTTGTTGAG GTGGATAATCAGCTGGCCTGCATGATGAGCGAGAACAGCGTCGACTACATCGCCCGCTTCAACGACCTTGCCCAAGAGCTGTCTGTCTCCGAGACGAGCCTCCCTCCTCCATGA
- the dhrs7b gene encoding dehydrogenase/reductase SDR family member 7B isoform X2, which translates to MERLVGVGVGPLAVGAVGLLLLLRMIHRAKRKQVLQDKVVVITGASSGLGKECARVFHAAGARLILCGRDQKRLQEVVEELRVKTDGNRGTKTYTPCTVTFDLSDTETVAKAAEEILKCHGHVDVLVNNAGISYRGSILDTHVSVQKDVMDTNYFGPVALTQAILPSMVERGAGHIVVISSVQGKIAIPYRSAYAASKHATQAYFDCLRAEVERFGLHVSVISPGYIRTNLSLNAVTGDGSKYGVMDKTTAAGRDPVDVAHAVLKAVTYRQKDVLLVGPLPALAVYLRTLWPAAFFRVMASRAKKEKGIKEQ; encoded by the exons aTGGAGCGTTTAGTGGGCGTGGGTGTGGGGCCGCTGGCTGTAGGTGCAGTTGGTCTGCTGTTGTTACTGCGGATGATCCACAGAGCAAAACGAAAGCAAGTTctccaggataaagtggtgGTGATCACTGGAGCCAGTTCAGGCCTGGGCAAAG AATGTGCGCGAGTGTTTCATGCTGCGGGAGCACGACTTATCCTGTGTGGACGCGACCAGAAGAGGCTACAGGAGGTTGTAGAGGAGTTAAGGGTTAAAACAGATGGCAACAGAGGTACAAAG ACCTATACACCCTGCacagtgacctttgacctctctgaCACGGAGACAGTCGCCAAGGCAGCAGAGGAGATTCTGAAATGCCACGGTCACGTGGACGTCCTTGTTAACAACGCAGGCATTAGCTACCGCGGTTCCATCCTGGACACACACGTCTCTGTGCAGAAGGACGTCATGGACACAAACTACTTCGGCCCTGTTGCTCTAACTCAAG CAATTCTTCCCTCCATGGTGGAACGAGGTGCTGGACATATAGTCGTCATCAGCAGCGTGCAGGGGAAGATCGCCATTCCCTACAGATCTGCTT atGCAGCCTCCAAGCATGCGACGCAGGCGTACTTTGACTGCCTACGGGCCGAGGTGGAAAGATTCGGCCTACATGTGTCAGTCATCAGCCCCGGATACATTAGAACCAACCTGTCACTCAACGCTGTTACTGGAGATGGATCCAAATATGGCG TGATGGACAAGACCACAGCAGCAGGACGGGACCCAGTGGACGTGGCTCATGCTGTTCTGAAGGCTGTCACTTATAGACAGAAAGATGTTTTATTAGTTGGgccgctgcccgctctcgccgtCTACCTCCGCACTCTCTGGCCCGCCGCCTTCTTCAGAGTGATGGCCTCTCGAGCCAAGAAAGAGAAGGGAATAAAAGAACAATAA
- the cramp1 gene encoding protein cramped-like isoform X2, with amino-acid sequence MTVGQQAGSGVEGSNKPIRKLEGCEEEESAERTPSEQPSTKRDGEEAPSPCAALASGSSPNPSGAQPNPAGLGSPPAAHDQHHFLRSSVRPPSKRIRKDGPAVNGHSGTKTKGSDAVPAVAASGSAGSGGSAAAGGSSRSAPRSQGPVEKDEGGNQKRARRQWESWSTEDKNSFFEGLYEHGKDFEAIQNNIALKYKKKGKPASMVKNKEQVRHFYYRTWHKISKHIDFNNAYSRVLKKSSQELYGLICYAELRKKVGGLMDDKNVAKLNELIMQGATTVRSKGRNLRIKAPMCRALKKLCDPDGVSDEEDQKPVRLPLKVALELQPRSNHSWSRVQSLAHNPRLRMVVELHRKVSSLIEFLKQKWAVQDQRILKSLAEREALEGVSLPGDSEDLFLYPAESSTVTVLPGVARVVHSKASCTVHWQETGRGRPGVRDLPAAQILGIQPVRGTGKPGKGAIGGGDIKRADGQVPESSESSNCTPGAESTLNTAPNTTTPSVTPTSTSLLPFPGQEGSGTGTPDSLGTSQSQTCSSGASKDTVSPGEPILTDHSTETPLAVGATADGGPPPPPPPPPPEPPGRVEDAAATGRSPQQIREEGWSSQGSENVTLAELYLMMGKPGKLQLEYEWQPKPRPSALPTTHNVLRCLLRLVSSEVNPKPASDMCSVGTSPIKPGQEEQSLTPPGKTQAVGTRSPSCGRQQHTARTKTLPNTAGTGGRNLPRSLLVSGSDGDGGVFAVPTTLPPNSSRHLRMFSPNKEAELAFRQQLDSISSDIFFHKPRKIGRGRPLRKPLVVQRTLLPRTTGDSSQHVCSFSILSSSSATGTGSFRPIQSRLSSSRPLALKATSTTINTASSNQLSSAIDLAAKSAGIIPGSPCREVEATALEAPVLESSLLPPEAATPPAHSDPEPEPEPEPEPSSELLQQETGSLQNGVPPPSPGGGDSLLAPPSVASLLDISLPGPPDESLPPGEPHTHISDSIIELAISSAHYGEGSSLSPPKLNGSDRSKLLPSLQDSPGHSWMPSPMHDPQWYPSDSSDSTLGCLLSSLVSPDKTRRTVLTPAGPSSGTALLGPSLLDSNSHDSFQARGLPDVVEVDNQLACMMSENSVDYIARFNDLAQELSVSETSLPPP; translated from the exons ATGACAGTGGGCCAGCAGGCCGGCTCGGGAGTCGAGGGCTCGAACAAACCTATCCGAAAGCTCGAAGGCTGCGAAGAAGAGGAGAGCGCGGAGCGGACACCGAGCGAGCAGCCGAGCACAAAGAGGGACGGTGAGGAAGCGCCGAGTCCGTGCGCCGCGCTCGCCTCCGGTTCATCACCGAACCCGTCCGGAGCGCAGCCGAACCCCGCGGGCCTGGGCTCCCCTCCGGCCGCTCACGACCAGCATCACTTCCTCCGCTCCAGCGTCCGACCTCCGAGCAAACGGATCCGCAAAGACGGGCCCGCGGTGAACGGACACAGCGGCACCAAAACCAAAG GGAGTGATGCGGTTCCTGCTGTGGCTGCATCAGGCAGTGCAGGCTCAGGAGGAAGTGCTGCAGCTGGAGGGAGCTCTCGCTCTGCCCCCAGGAGCCAGGGCCCGGTGGAGAAAGATGAAGGAGGGAATCAAAAGCGTGCACGCAGACAGTGGGAGTCTTGGAGCACTGAGGACAAGAACTCATTCTTTGAAGGACTTTATGAG CATGGGAAGGACTTTGAAGCCATACAGAATAACATTGCTCTGAAGTATAAGAAGAAAGGCAAACCTGCTAGTATGGTGAAGAATAAGGAGCAAGTTCGCCACTTCTACTATAGAACCTGGCACAAGATCTCCAAACACATTGATTTCAATAACG CGTATTCCCGAGTGCTGAAGAAATCCTCACAGGAGCTCTATGGACTCATATGTTATGCCGAGCTCAGGAAGAAGGTTGGAGGCT TGATGGATGACAAGAATGTGGCCAAACTGAATGAGCTCATCATGCAAGG gGCCACCACGGTTCGCTCTAAAGGCAGGAACCTGAGGATCAAAGCCCCCATGTGTCGCGCACTGAAGAAACTGTGCGACCCAGATG GAGTGAGTGATGAGGAGGACCAGAAGCCAGTGCGGTTGCCACTGAAGGTTGCCTTGGAGCTGCAGCCGCGTAGTAACCACTCGTGGTCTCGGGTTCAGAGTCTGGCCCATAATCCTCGCCTCAG GATGGTTGTGGAGTTGCACAGGAAAGTGTCTAGTCTTATCGAGTTCCTGAAGCAAAAATGGGCTGTTCAGGACCAGCGAATT CTTAAGAGTCTAGCAGAGCGGGAGGCTCTAGAAGGTGTATCCCTGCCTGGTGACTCGGAAGATCTGTTTCTGTATCCAGCAGAAAGCAGCACAGTTACCGTGTTACCTGGAGTAGCACGTGTCGTTCACTCCAAGGCCTCCTGCACTGTGCACTGGCAGGAGACTGGGCGTGGTCGCCCGGGTGTAAGAGACCTGCCAGCAGCCCAGATCCTAGGGATTCAGCCTGTCCGAGGGACGGGAAAACCAGGCAAGGGTGCCATTGGAGGTGGAGACATAAAAAGAGCCGATGGACAAGTACCTGAGAGTTCAGAAAGCAGTAACTGCACTCCGGGGGCAGAGAGCACTTTAAACACGGCTCCTAACACTACCACTCCTTCTGTCACTCCAACTTCTACAAGTCTGCTGCCTTTCCCAGGACAGGAAGGCAGCGGGACTGGGACTCCTGATTCTTTGGGCACATCTCAGTCCCAGACATGTTCTAGTGGAGCGAGTAAAGACACTGTCAGTCCAGGAGAGCCCATACTGAcagaccacagcacagagactcCTCTAGCAGTTGGGGCCACAGCAGATGgaggtcctcctcctcctccacctcctcctccacctgagCCCCCAGGCCGAGTGGAGGATGCAGCTGCAACTGGTCGCTCGCCGCAACAGATCCGTGAGGAGGGCTGGAGCTCACAGGGCTCAGAAAATGTCACTCTAGCTGAACTCTACCTCATGATGGGCAAGCCTGGAAAGCTGCAGCTAGAGTATGAGTGGCAGCCCAAGCCCCGCCCTTCAGCCCTGCCCACCACTCACAACGTGCTTCGTTGCCTCCTAAGACTCGTCTCCTCAGAGGTCAACCCCAAACCC GCTTCAGACATGTGTTCGGTAGGGACATCTCCCATCAAGCCTGGTCAGGAGGAACAGTCTCTGACACCTCCAGGCAAAACTCAGGCTGTGGGAACTCGCAGCCCCAGCTGTGGACGGCAGCAACACACAGCACGCACCAAAACACTGCCTAATACAGCTGGCACAG GTGGCCGGAATCTACCACGTTCTCTGTTGGTTTCTGGCAGTGATGGTGATGGGGGTGTGTTTGCTGTTCCAACGACACTGCCACCTAACAGCTCCCGCCACTTACGGATGTTTTCTCCCAATAAGGAGGCAGAGTTGGCTTTCCGCCAGCAGCTGGACTCAATCAGT tcAGATATTTTCTTCCACAAGCCAAGGAAAATAGGAAGGGGCCGTCCACTGAGGAAGCCACTTGTTGTGCAG AGAACATTGTTGCCTCGAACAACAGGAGATTCCTCCCAACATGTGTGCTCTTTCTCAATTCTCTCCAGCTCTTCAGCTACTG GCACTGGTTCTTTTCGGCCCATCCAAAGCCGGCTCTCGTCATCCCGACCCCTTGCACTTAAAGCCACTTCCACTACAATAAATACTGCTTCTTCTAATCAACTGTCCA GTGCAATTGACCTGGCAGCAAAATCTGCAGGCATTATCCCAGGAAGCCCGTGTCGAGAAGTAGAGGCCACTGCTCTGGAGGCCCCGGTTCTAGAGTCGAGCCTTTTGCCACCTGAGGCTGCCACACCACCGGCACATTCTGATCCTGagcctgaacctgaacctgagcCTGAGCCCAGTTCTGAGCTTCTGCAGCAAGAGACA GGTTCTTTGCAGAATGGGGTCCCTCCACCATCTCCAGGGGGTGGAGACTCCCTACTGGCACCTCCTAGTGTTGCTTCCCTGTTGGACATCTCACTCCCTGGCCCTCCAGACGAATCCCTTCCTCCTGGAGAACCTCACACTCACATCAGTGACTCCATTATTGAGCTTGCCATCAGTTCTGCACACTATG GTGAAGGATCGtctctttctcctccaaagCTCAATGGAAGTGACAGGTCTAAGCTTCTCCCCTCCCTCCAGGACAGTCCCGGCCATAGCTGGATGCCATCTCCTATGCATGATCCCCAGTGGTACCCCAGTGACTCTAGCGACTCGACTCTGGGCTGCCTGCTCT CAAGTCTGGTGTCACCAGATAAAACCCGAAGGACTGTCCTCACCCCTGCAGGGCCCTCCAGTGGTACAGCCTTACTTGGCCCCAGCCTGCTTGATAGTAACTCCCATGATTCTTTTCAGGCCCGTGGCCTGCCTGACGTTGTTGAG GTGGATAATCAGCTGGCCTGCATGATGAGCGAGAACAGCGTCGACTACATCGCCCGCTTCAACGACCTTGCCCAAGAGCTGTCTGTCTCCGAGACGAGCCTCCCTCCTCCATGA
- the dhrs7b gene encoding dehydrogenase/reductase SDR family member 7B isoform X1, which yields MGLGLRRMERLVGVGVGPLAVGAVGLLLLLRMIHRAKRKQVLQDKVVVITGASSGLGKECARVFHAAGARLILCGRDQKRLQEVVEELRVKTDGNRGTKTYTPCTVTFDLSDTETVAKAAEEILKCHGHVDVLVNNAGISYRGSILDTHVSVQKDVMDTNYFGPVALTQAILPSMVERGAGHIVVISSVQGKIAIPYRSAYAASKHATQAYFDCLRAEVERFGLHVSVISPGYIRTNLSLNAVTGDGSKYGVMDKTTAAGRDPVDVAHAVLKAVTYRQKDVLLVGPLPALAVYLRTLWPAAFFRVMASRAKKEKGIKEQ from the exons ATGGGTCTTGGCTTAAG gcgaaTGGAGCGTTTAGTGGGCGTGGGTGTGGGGCCGCTGGCTGTAGGTGCAGTTGGTCTGCTGTTGTTACTGCGGATGATCCACAGAGCAAAACGAAAGCAAGTTctccaggataaagtggtgGTGATCACTGGAGCCAGTTCAGGCCTGGGCAAAG AATGTGCGCGAGTGTTTCATGCTGCGGGAGCACGACTTATCCTGTGTGGACGCGACCAGAAGAGGCTACAGGAGGTTGTAGAGGAGTTAAGGGTTAAAACAGATGGCAACAGAGGTACAAAG ACCTATACACCCTGCacagtgacctttgacctctctgaCACGGAGACAGTCGCCAAGGCAGCAGAGGAGATTCTGAAATGCCACGGTCACGTGGACGTCCTTGTTAACAACGCAGGCATTAGCTACCGCGGTTCCATCCTGGACACACACGTCTCTGTGCAGAAGGACGTCATGGACACAAACTACTTCGGCCCTGTTGCTCTAACTCAAG CAATTCTTCCCTCCATGGTGGAACGAGGTGCTGGACATATAGTCGTCATCAGCAGCGTGCAGGGGAAGATCGCCATTCCCTACAGATCTGCTT atGCAGCCTCCAAGCATGCGACGCAGGCGTACTTTGACTGCCTACGGGCCGAGGTGGAAAGATTCGGCCTACATGTGTCAGTCATCAGCCCCGGATACATTAGAACCAACCTGTCACTCAACGCTGTTACTGGAGATGGATCCAAATATGGCG TGATGGACAAGACCACAGCAGCAGGACGGGACCCAGTGGACGTGGCTCATGCTGTTCTGAAGGCTGTCACTTATAGACAGAAAGATGTTTTATTAGTTGGgccgctgcccgctctcgccgtCTACCTCCGCACTCTCTGGCCCGCCGCCTTCTTCAGAGTGATGGCCTCTCGAGCCAAGAAAGAGAAGGGAATAAAAGAACAATAA